One Streptomyces sp. NBC_01217 genomic region harbors:
- a CDS encoding ABC transporter permease — protein sequence MSSHVLAQTWYMTQRQLMAIIRQPVFLAISLIQPVIWLFLFGNLFKKVVELGGFGTTSYLDYLIPGIVVMSALGSSMWAGMGTLEEIERGTLNRFLTTPVSRNALMNANVVQNGISTAVQSVIIVLLGWAAGATYPGGAGGLLILLVASILLGTVFGALSNALGMLVRQRESIIGINTFLLLPLTFLSSSFMAPSQMPSWMRQIADFNPVNWAMVAGRSALSADPDWGVVLGRGGALLVLAVAAVWLSTRTFRSYQKSV from the coding sequence ATGAGCAGTCACGTTCTCGCCCAGACCTGGTACATGACCCAGCGGCAGCTCATGGCGATCATCCGGCAGCCGGTCTTCCTGGCGATCTCCCTGATCCAGCCGGTGATCTGGCTGTTCCTCTTCGGCAACCTCTTCAAGAAGGTCGTCGAGCTGGGCGGCTTCGGCACCACGTCCTATCTGGACTACCTGATCCCGGGCATCGTGGTGATGAGCGCCCTCGGATCGAGCATGTGGGCCGGAATGGGCACCCTTGAGGAGATCGAGCGGGGCACGCTCAACCGCTTCCTGACGACGCCGGTCAGCCGCAACGCGCTGATGAACGCCAACGTCGTACAGAACGGCATCAGCACCGCCGTGCAGTCGGTGATCATCGTGCTGCTCGGCTGGGCCGCCGGTGCCACCTACCCGGGCGGCGCGGGCGGGCTGCTGATCCTCCTCGTCGCCTCGATCCTGCTCGGTACGGTCTTCGGCGCGCTCTCCAACGCCCTGGGTATGCTGGTGCGCCAGCGCGAGTCCATCATCGGCATCAACACCTTTCTGCTGCTGCCGCTGACCTTCCTCTCCTCCTCCTTCATGGCCCCGAGCCAGATGCCGTCCTGGATGCGGCAGATCGCCGATTTCAACCCGGTCAACTGGGCGATGGTGGCGGGCCGTTCGGCGCTGAGCGCCGATCCCGACTGGGGTGTGGTGCTCGGCCGCGGGGGAGCCCTTCTGGTCCTTGCGGTGGCGGCGGTCTGGCTGTCGACCCGCACGTTCCGCTCGTACCAGAAGTCCGTCTGA
- a CDS encoding molybdopterin-dependent oxidoreductase, with amino-acid sequence MIAGFCALAVAELVAAVVRPEAGPVAAVGGAVIDRSPPALKEFAVRHFGTDDKLALQLGIVVLLAIFALAVGVLALHHRRTGSAAVLVFGAVGAAAAVGRPEGGPADALPAVVGAVVGAGVLHLLAGRLAPVPRPSPVSEAAGEPCETFDRRGFVIAATTAAAASAGAGYLGRRLTSSIQAGASASRRDLVLPVPDSAAPAVPAGAELRIPGLSPFITPNKDFYRVDTALVVPQLDADEWRLRIHGRGVTRPVTVGFHDLLRREIIERDITLACVSNEVGGPYIGNARWIGVRLADLLREAGVRPPSEGGPADQIVARSVEGMTIGTPVEAVMDGRDAMLALGMNGEPLPFTHGFPVRMVVPGLYGYVSACKWIKDIELTTFGAYDAYWVRQGWSQQAVIKTESRIDTPRPFASPKPGTVPVAGVAWAQRRGISRVEVRVDGGPWHEARLAAEDGRDTWRQWVWEWPATKGRHTLEVRATDGTGATQTGRQSGTLPNGATGWHSVEVEVP; translated from the coding sequence CTGATCGCCGGGTTCTGCGCCCTGGCCGTGGCCGAACTGGTAGCGGCCGTCGTACGCCCCGAGGCGGGCCCGGTCGCGGCGGTCGGCGGGGCGGTCATCGACCGCAGCCCCCCGGCCCTCAAGGAGTTCGCCGTACGGCACTTCGGCACCGACGACAAGCTGGCGCTGCAGCTGGGCATCGTGGTGCTGCTGGCGATCTTCGCCCTGGCTGTCGGGGTGCTGGCACTGCACCACCGGCGGACCGGCTCAGCGGCCGTGCTGGTCTTCGGGGCGGTCGGGGCAGCGGCGGCGGTGGGGCGACCGGAGGGCGGTCCCGCCGATGCGCTGCCCGCGGTGGTGGGTGCCGTGGTGGGCGCGGGAGTGCTGCATCTCCTGGCCGGACGGCTCGCGCCGGTTCCCCGCCCGTCTCCCGTCTCCGAGGCCGCCGGGGAGCCCTGCGAAACCTTCGACCGGCGCGGCTTTGTGATCGCGGCGACCACGGCGGCGGCCGCCTCGGCCGGCGCGGGATACCTGGGACGGCGGCTCACCTCCTCCATCCAGGCCGGAGCCTCCGCCTCACGCCGCGACCTGGTCCTCCCGGTACCCGATTCCGCCGCGCCCGCCGTACCGGCCGGTGCCGAACTCAGGATTCCGGGGCTGAGTCCCTTCATCACCCCGAACAAGGACTTCTACCGGGTGGACACGGCCCTGGTCGTGCCCCAGCTCGATGCCGACGAGTGGCGGCTGAGGATCCACGGCAGGGGTGTGACGCGGCCCGTCACGGTCGGCTTCCACGACCTGCTGCGCCGGGAGATCATCGAGCGCGACATCACGCTGGCCTGTGTGTCCAACGAGGTCGGCGGCCCGTACATCGGCAACGCGCGCTGGATCGGCGTACGACTGGCCGATCTGCTGCGCGAGGCCGGGGTGCGTCCGCCGTCGGAGGGCGGACCCGCCGACCAGATCGTGGCGCGTTCCGTGGAGGGCATGACGATCGGCACACCGGTCGAGGCGGTCATGGACGGGCGCGACGCGATGCTGGCGCTCGGCATGAACGGCGAGCCGCTGCCGTTCACGCACGGGTTTCCGGTCCGGATGGTCGTACCCGGCCTGTACGGGTACGTGTCGGCCTGCAAATGGATCAAGGACATCGAACTGACGACGTTCGGCGCGTACGACGCCTACTGGGTCAGGCAGGGCTGGTCACAGCAGGCGGTGATCAAGACCGAGTCGCGGATCGACACCCCCCGCCCGTTCGCCTCCCCGAAGCCCGGCACCGTGCCGGTGGCCGGGGTCGCCTGGGCCCAGCGCCGGGGCATCTCGCGGGTGGAGGTCCGGGTGGACGGCGGCCCGTGGCACGAGGCCCGGCTGGCGGCCGAGGACGGCCGCGACACCTGGCGCCAGTGGGTGTGGGAGTGGCCGGCCACCAAGGGCCGTCACACCCTCGAAGTCCGCGCGACCGACGGCACGGGCGCCACCCAGACCGGCCGGCAGTCCGGCACGCTGCCGAACGGCGCGACGGGCTGGCACTCGGTGGAGGTCGAGGTCCCCTGA
- a CDS encoding amino acid permease — protein MTATAPTDVRPDPPEPGRTDREALAGFGYRQELRRSMGRYASFAAGFSFISVLTTVFQFFAFGFSFGGAAFFWTWPAVLLGQLLVAACFAELAARYPLSGAIYQWSTRLSTPAFGWFAGWIMVIGQIVVVAAAALALQVVLPAVWSGFQLLGGDPAPTTPTGAGNAALLAVVLLALTTTVNLLDNRVMSAVNRIGVTAEIIGAVLIVVLLFTHVERGTGVTLHTGGQGGAIGALLVGSFTAAYVLIGFDSAGEMSEETRSPRRTAPRTILLALASAGVLGGLLVLGGVLAAPSLTDGRLATEGLSYVLTSSLGDGVGRLLLADVAVAVAVATLAIQTAGSRMLFSMARDGVLPCSTRLAKVSPRTGMPAAPALLVGAAAAALGLLNLASPEAFLAIGTTCIAMLYLAYAMVTGPMLLRRLRGIPLAPDTDATTHDESGHPLFSLGRLGLPVNALAFLYGTAMTVNLAWPRAAVYDPAGGHWYFQWFTVLFLGATVLLGAVYRVYGRRSRSVR, from the coding sequence ATGACCGCCACCGCACCAACCGACGTACGACCGGACCCGCCCGAGCCCGGCCGGACCGACCGCGAAGCCCTGGCCGGTTTCGGCTACCGGCAGGAGCTGCGCCGGTCCATGGGGCGGTACGCCTCGTTCGCGGCCGGGTTCTCCTTCATCTCCGTCCTCACGACCGTCTTTCAATTCTTCGCCTTCGGCTTCTCGTTCGGCGGTGCCGCCTTCTTCTGGACCTGGCCCGCGGTGCTGCTCGGCCAGCTGCTGGTGGCCGCGTGCTTCGCCGAACTCGCCGCCCGCTACCCGCTGTCGGGGGCGATCTACCAGTGGTCGACCCGGCTGAGCACGCCCGCCTTCGGCTGGTTCGCGGGCTGGATCATGGTGATCGGGCAGATCGTGGTGGTCGCCGCGGCAGCGCTCGCGCTCCAGGTGGTGCTTCCCGCGGTCTGGTCGGGCTTCCAGCTGCTGGGCGGTGACCCGGCGCCGACCACGCCGACGGGCGCGGGCAACGCGGCGCTGCTCGCGGTGGTGCTGCTGGCACTCACCACGACGGTGAATCTGCTCGACAACCGGGTCATGTCGGCCGTGAACCGGATCGGTGTCACGGCGGAGATCATCGGTGCCGTACTCATCGTGGTGCTCCTGTTCACGCACGTCGAGCGCGGCACCGGTGTCACCCTGCACACCGGGGGACAGGGCGGCGCGATCGGAGCGCTCCTCGTCGGTTCGTTCACGGCGGCGTACGTCCTGATCGGGTTCGACAGCGCGGGCGAGATGAGCGAGGAGACCCGCAGCCCACGCCGCACCGCGCCCCGCACGATCCTGCTGGCGCTCGCCTCGGCCGGGGTGCTGGGCGGGCTGCTGGTGCTGGGCGGAGTGCTGGCCGCGCCGAGCCTCACCGACGGGCGACTGGCCACGGAGGGCCTCTCGTACGTGCTGACCAGCAGCCTGGGCGACGGGGTGGGACGGCTGCTGCTCGCCGATGTGGCGGTCGCCGTCGCCGTGGCCACGCTCGCCATCCAGACCGCCGGTTCCCGGATGCTGTTCTCGATGGCCCGCGACGGGGTCCTGCCCTGCTCCACCCGGCTGGCGAAGGTCTCCCCGCGCACCGGAATGCCGGCCGCCCCCGCGCTTCTGGTGGGCGCGGCGGCAGCGGCTCTCGGACTGCTCAACCTGGCGTCCCCGGAGGCGTTCCTCGCGATCGGCACCACGTGTATCGCGATGCTCTACCTGGCCTACGCGATGGTCACGGGCCCCATGCTCCTGCGCCGCCTGCGCGGCATCCCACTCGCCCCGGACACCGACGCCACGACCCACGACGAGTCGGGCCACCCCCTGTTCTCGCTGGGCCGCCTGGGACTTCCGGTCAACGCCCTGGCCTTCCTGTACGGAACGGCAATGACGGTCAATCTGGCCTGGCCACGGGCCGCGGTGTACGACCCGGCGGGCGGCCACTGGTACTTCCAGTGGTTCACGGTGCTGTTCCTGGGTGCGACGGTGCTGCTCGGTGCGGTCTATCGCGTGTACGGGAGGAGATCGCGCTCCGTACGCTGA
- a CDS encoding TetR/AcrR family transcriptional regulator — translation MSSTGRKVGRPRAQQRPDSGLTARDELLTAAAELFTTRGYAATTTRAVAERAGMRQATMYHYVAGKEDLLAELLESTVRPSLALARRLLADGATDAEDRLWELCRSDVALLCGGPHNLGALYVLPEVRAERFADFHRVRAELKQAYGQLLAATEAGAALGEDEASLRTDLVFGLIEGVILVHRSGPERAVGAFAAATADAALRIVGVGKG, via the coding sequence ATGTCCAGCACCGGAAGAAAGGTCGGCCGCCCGCGGGCCCAGCAGCGGCCGGACAGCGGGCTGACCGCGCGCGACGAACTGCTCACCGCGGCCGCCGAGTTGTTCACCACGCGCGGATACGCCGCGACCACCACCCGGGCCGTCGCCGAGCGGGCGGGTATGCGTCAGGCGACGATGTACCACTACGTGGCGGGCAAGGAGGATCTGCTGGCCGAGCTGCTGGAGTCCACGGTCAGGCCGTCGCTGGCACTGGCGAGGCGGCTGCTCGCTGACGGGGCGACGGACGCGGAGGACCGGCTGTGGGAGCTGTGCCGCTCGGACGTGGCGCTGCTGTGCGGCGGTCCGCACAACCTCGGAGCGCTGTATGTGCTGCCCGAGGTGCGGGCCGAGCGGTTCGCGGACTTCCACCGCGTCCGGGCCGAACTGAAGCAGGCGTACGGGCAGTTGCTGGCGGCCACGGAGGCGGGCGCGGCCCTCGGCGAGGACGAGGCGTCACTCCGCACGGACCTGGTGTTCGGGCTGATCGAGGGCGTGATCCTGGTCCACCGGTCCGGTCCGGAGCGTGCGGTCGGCGCGTTCGCGGCGGCCACGGCGGATGCGGCGCTGCGGATCGTGGGCGTGGGGAAGGGCTGA
- a CDS encoding urea amidolyase associated protein UAAP1 — MATATTHGARDHARAQHGTRTESMPVVPASDWPDPLPGPPVWAETVAGGSYTHRVLARGTELRLTDLAGDACAHLLLYVDGRPWERLNTADTVKVQWNAYLGAGRLLLSDQGRVLASVIADSSGRHDALCGTSTLVRNTARYGDGTPQSASPAGRELLKLAAAKNGLGPRDLPPSVSFFQGVEVREDGTLDFTGPAGAGAAVTLRAEQDLTALIANVPHPLDPRPEYVCTPLEVLAWRAGPTAPGDPFWDAAPEGHRAFLNTLDFLTARGLA; from the coding sequence ATGGCGACAGCGACGACACACGGAGCCCGGGACCATGCCCGCGCCCAGCACGGCACCCGTACCGAGTCCATGCCGGTGGTGCCCGCGAGCGACTGGCCCGATCCTCTTCCCGGCCCGCCGGTCTGGGCCGAGACCGTCGCGGGCGGCAGCTACACGCACCGCGTCCTGGCCCGCGGCACCGAACTGCGGCTCACGGACCTCGCGGGCGACGCCTGCGCCCATCTGCTGCTGTACGTCGACGGGCGGCCGTGGGAGCGGCTCAACACCGCCGACACGGTGAAGGTCCAGTGGAACGCCTACCTCGGCGCCGGCCGGCTGCTCCTCTCCGACCAGGGCCGGGTCCTCGCCTCGGTGATCGCCGACTCCTCCGGCCGCCACGACGCGCTCTGCGGCACCTCGACCCTCGTACGGAACACCGCGCGGTACGGCGACGGCACCCCGCAGTCGGCCTCCCCCGCCGGCCGGGAGCTGCTGAAGCTGGCCGCGGCCAAGAACGGTCTCGGCCCGCGCGACCTGCCGCCCTCGGTCTCCTTCTTCCAGGGGGTGGAGGTACGGGAGGACGGCACCCTGGACTTCACCGGCCCGGCCGGAGCGGGCGCCGCGGTGACGCTGCGCGCCGAGCAGGATCTGACCGCACTGATCGCGAACGTCCCGCATCCACTGGACCCACGTCCGGAGTACGTCTGCACCCCGCTGGAGGTACTGGCCTGGCGCGCCGGGCCGACGGCGCCCGGGGACCCGTTCTGGGATGCCGCCCCGGAGGGTCACCGGGCCTTCCTCAACACGCTCGACTTCCTCACCGCCAGGGGGCTCGCATGA
- a CDS encoding PadR family transcriptional regulator: MAKRRKLSNPLALTVMVLLAERSMHPYEIAQTLRRRGKEHSVKINFGSLYTVVQNLEKHGYVEVAGVQRQGNRPERTLYGITGAGRTEMVDWLSDLLAVPAAEYPVFETALSLLPVLPPQDVAELMETRESALTVKAAALRGILGQLGEKPPRVFVVETEYQLHMIDAQLEWIKNFHQELTDATISGIEEWKSFHETGEVPQDWQDLDEQEIVLDPERKA; the protein is encoded by the coding sequence GTGGCCAAGCGGCGCAAGCTCAGCAATCCGCTGGCGCTGACGGTCATGGTGCTGCTCGCCGAGCGCTCCATGCATCCGTACGAGATCGCCCAGACGCTCCGTCGGCGCGGCAAGGAACACAGCGTCAAGATCAATTTCGGCTCGTTGTACACCGTCGTCCAGAACCTGGAGAAGCACGGGTACGTCGAGGTCGCGGGGGTCCAGCGGCAGGGCAACCGCCCCGAGCGCACGCTCTACGGCATCACCGGGGCCGGGCGCACGGAGATGGTCGACTGGCTCTCCGATCTGCTCGCCGTCCCGGCCGCCGAGTACCCGGTCTTCGAGACGGCGCTCTCGCTCCTGCCGGTGCTGCCGCCGCAGGACGTGGCGGAGCTGATGGAGACCCGGGAGTCGGCGCTGACGGTCAAGGCCGCGGCGCTGCGGGGGATCCTCGGCCAGCTGGGCGAGAAACCGCCCCGCGTCTTTGTCGTCGAGACCGAATATCAGCTCCACATGATCGATGCGCAGCTGGAGTGGATCAAGAACTTCCACCAGGAACTCACCGACGCCACCATCAGCGGCATCGAGGAGTGGAAGTCCTTCCACGAGACAGGCGAAGTCCCGCAGGACTGGCAGGACCTGGACGAGCAGGAGATCGTCCTGGACCCGGAGCGGAAGGCGTAA
- a CDS encoding ADP-ribosylglycohydrolase family protein: protein MNRPGVMDRQNRVAGAVIGSAIGDALGAPFEFGPAGVYAARFPDGVGTMCGGGGWDPGEATDDTQMAVLVAESLLEQGGLDLPDMFGRFRRWAAGEPKDIGLQTEAVLTSGDPWDLAAALHFQINGRAAGNGSLMRAAAPAVYFARAGQAATMGAARRIAALTHGDRAAWEGTAVFHELIRVALEGGDPFAALPDALDRVHENHRKRWAAVLAPGWHPDAATEFNGAVWPCLGTALWALRTTGTYENALAAAVDVGGDTDTVAAVTGGLAGAVYGFDAIPPRWTDPLHVPLPGYGGRVLRTSDLVGLARRLDRASRDVIPADIHTPCNYT from the coding sequence ATGAACCGTCCAGGCGTCATGGACCGGCAGAACCGGGTGGCAGGTGCCGTCATCGGATCGGCGATCGGCGACGCGCTGGGGGCGCCGTTCGAGTTCGGTCCCGCCGGCGTGTACGCGGCCCGCTTCCCGGACGGCGTCGGCACGATGTGCGGGGGCGGCGGCTGGGATCCGGGCGAGGCCACGGACGACACCCAGATGGCCGTTCTGGTCGCGGAGTCCCTGCTGGAGCAGGGCGGCCTGGACCTCCCCGACATGTTCGGACGGTTTCGCCGATGGGCGGCGGGTGAACCGAAGGACATCGGGCTGCAGACCGAGGCCGTTTTGACGAGCGGTGACCCCTGGGACCTCGCGGCGGCGCTGCACTTCCAGATCAACGGGCGTGCGGCGGGCAACGGTTCGCTGATGCGGGCCGCCGCGCCTGCCGTGTACTTCGCACGGGCGGGGCAGGCAGCGACGATGGGCGCCGCCCGCCGCATCGCCGCGCTGACGCATGGCGACCGGGCCGCCTGGGAGGGCACCGCCGTGTTCCACGAGCTGATCCGGGTGGCGCTGGAGGGTGGCGATCCGTTCGCCGCCCTCCCTGATGCCCTGGACCGCGTGCACGAGAATCACCGCAAGCGCTGGGCCGCCGTCCTCGCGCCCGGCTGGCATCCCGACGCGGCGACGGAGTTCAACGGCGCGGTGTGGCCGTGTCTGGGCACCGCACTGTGGGCGCTGCGCACCACAGGTACGTACGAGAACGCACTGGCCGCGGCGGTCGACGTGGGTGGGGACACGGACACCGTCGCGGCGGTGACCGGCGGTCTGGCAGGAGCGGTGTACGGCTTCGACGCGATTCCGCCGCGGTGGACAGACCCCCTGCACGTGCCGCTGCCGGGATACGGGGGCCGCGTGCTGCGGACGTCCGACCTGGTGGGTTTGGCCCGCCGCTTGGACCGTGCCTCGCGTGATGTGATTCCCGCGGACATTCACACGCCCTGCAACTACACATAA
- a CDS encoding ATP-binding cassette domain-containing protein yields the protein MSTRAPAVAARQLIKTYPGDVTALNGMDLDVDAGTVFGLLGPNGAGKSTTVKILTTLARPDSGTATVAGHDVLRHPDRVRRAIGVVAQKSGADPVATGRENLLLQGRLYGMRGAAVQRRADELLDRFDLAGAAKRQVKGYSGGMQRRLDVALGLVHRPEVLFLDEPTTGLDPEARTAMWDEISRLAGDEGLTIVLTTHYLEEADRLAERIAIVDRGRIVVEGTPDALKGELRGDAVHMELRAEGDTVAVTAALTGLPGVYEVLVEGRRVSVRAEDGAAAVPVLLTALERAGAAVAAATVARPSLDDVYLRYAGRRFSEAEAAAARRIPAPTPAGATR from the coding sequence ATGAGCACCCGTGCGCCCGCAGTGGCGGCGCGACAACTGATCAAGACCTATCCCGGCGATGTCACCGCACTGAACGGCATGGACCTCGACGTCGACGCCGGCACGGTCTTCGGACTCCTCGGCCCCAACGGCGCCGGAAAGTCCACCACCGTCAAGATCCTCACCACCCTGGCCCGCCCCGACTCCGGCACCGCGACCGTCGCCGGACACGATGTCCTGCGCCACCCCGACCGGGTCCGCCGCGCCATCGGTGTCGTCGCCCAGAAGTCAGGCGCCGACCCGGTCGCCACCGGCCGCGAGAACCTCCTGCTCCAGGGCAGGCTGTACGGGATGCGGGGCGCGGCCGTCCAGCGCCGGGCCGACGAGCTGCTCGACCGCTTCGACCTGGCCGGCGCCGCGAAACGCCAGGTGAAGGGGTACTCCGGCGGAATGCAGCGACGCCTGGACGTGGCGCTCGGGCTGGTCCACCGCCCCGAGGTGCTCTTCCTCGACGAACCCACCACCGGACTCGACCCGGAGGCCCGAACGGCCATGTGGGACGAGATCTCCCGGCTGGCCGGTGACGAGGGCCTGACCATCGTCCTCACGACGCACTATCTGGAGGAGGCCGACCGGCTCGCCGAGCGCATCGCGATCGTCGACCGCGGCCGGATCGTCGTCGAGGGCACACCCGACGCGCTCAAGGGCGAACTCCGGGGCGACGCCGTCCACATGGAGCTGCGCGCCGAGGGCGACACCGTGGCGGTCACCGCCGCGCTCACCGGACTGCCCGGTGTGTACGAGGTGCTGGTCGAGGGCCGCCGGGTGAGCGTCCGTGCCGAGGACGGCGCCGCGGCCGTCCCCGTCCTGCTCACCGCCCTGGAGCGGGCCGGTGCGGCGGTCGCCGCCGCCACCGTGGCCCGCCCCTCCCTCGACGACGTCTATCTGCGCTATGCCGGACGCCGCTTCTCCGAGGCCGAAGCCGCCGCCGCACGGCGGATCCCTGCCCCCACCCCTGCGGGAGCCACCCGATGA
- a CDS encoding SPW repeat protein, whose amino-acid sequence MSNLSHTGRDIASHPDVSEMRDRYNRVLGGRDVALVDAPVFLIGLYCAISPWVVNFTTSQPALSTHNLIMGIAIAALGLGFTVMPERMYGLSWAICAIGAWMIISTWVVGSSPDLGVILNNVIIGGLTVLLGLACVGVSMKSGKHPT is encoded by the coding sequence ATGTCAAACCTCTCGCACACCGGCCGCGACATCGCCAGTCACCCCGATGTTTCCGAAATGCGCGATCGCTACAACCGCGTACTCGGTGGCCGTGACGTGGCCCTCGTGGATGCACCGGTGTTCCTCATCGGCCTCTACTGCGCCATCTCGCCCTGGGTGGTCAACTTCACGACGAGCCAGCCCGCGCTCTCGACGCACAACCTGATCATGGGTATCGCGATCGCGGCGCTGGGCCTCGGGTTCACCGTGATGCCGGAGCGGATGTACGGCCTGAGCTGGGCCATCTGCGCCATAGGCGCCTGGATGATCATCTCGACGTGGGTCGTCGGCAGCAGCCCGGACCTCGGCGTCATCCTCAACAACGTCATCATCGGCGGACTGACCGTGCTGCTGGGGTTGGCCTGCGTAGGGGTGTCGATGAAGAGCGGCAAGCACCCGACCTGA